TCTGGAAGAAAAAGCATACGATGACCAATCAGCCGAAAGACGAAATCGGTATGATTCGGCATCATGATTTGTTGTATTGCAAGAGTGTTCATTTGGCTGAAAATGATTCTTTCGGTACCGGTTTTTCGGTAGATCGGAAGAAGGCCAAGTCAACGCTCGCTGATAGAATATCAAAGTTCCGGTTCACGTCTGGCCATTGGGGTTAGGCGACCCGGGTCACCTGAATTCCTTAGGAGACATTATGAAGCAGGGTATTCATCCCGATTATCACGCAGTGCAGGTCACCTGCTCTTGTGGCAATACTTTCGTCACGCGCAGCACCGCCAAGGGCGATCACATGACGGTTGATGTGTGCGCGAACTGCCACCCGTTCTACACGGGCAAGCAGAAGATTCTCGATACCGGCGGCCGCGTCGCCCGCTTCGAGAAGCGCTACGGCAAGAAGACCAAGTAGCATTCTTCATTCGCCAGCCACGCTGGTTCGGGTCTGCGGATCCGAATCCGGGCTGGCGTTTTTCATACCCAATTTCTGGGATTTTGTATTATCGATAATTTCAAATATTTTATAAAGGACTTTTGCATGGCAGACCAGCAATTCCCGGCAGCGCAAAGCGCGTTGGAGGAGTATCAGGACATCGAGCGGCAGATGAGCCAGCCCGAGGTCGCCTCCGACCCGAAGGCGATTCGCAAGCTGGGGCGTCGCCATGCCCAACTCGGCAGCATCGTCGAGGCCTATTGCGGCTGGCAGCACGCCAAGGAAGACGCCGAAGCGGCCAAGGAAATGGCCGGCGAGGATGCCGACTTCGCCGAGGAAGCCAAACGGCTCGAGGCATTGGTGGCGCCTGCCGAAGAGAAGCTGCGCAGCGCACTGATTCCGCGCGACCCTGACGACGTGCGTGACACGATTATGGAGATCAAGGCAGGTACCGGTGGGGAAGAGGCGGCGCTGTTCGCCGGCGACTTGCTGCGTATGTACACTCGTTACGCCGAAAAGCGCGGCTGGACCACCACTATCCAAAGCGAGAACAGCACGGAGCTCGGCGGTGTCAAGGACGTGCAGATCGCTATCCGTGCCAAGGGCAACCCGGCTCCTGAAGACGGTGTGTGGGCGAGCCTCAAATACGAGGGCGGTGTGCACCGCGTGCAGCGTATTCCCGTCACGGAATCGCAGGGGCGCATCCAGACCTCTGCGGCCGGCGTCATTGTTTTCCCTGAAGCCGACGAGGATGACGATGAAATCGAAATCGACCCGAAAGACCTCAA
This genomic stretch from Bifidobacterium sp. ESL0690 harbors:
- the rpmE gene encoding 50S ribosomal protein L31, with the translated sequence MKQGIHPDYHAVQVTCSCGNTFVTRSTAKGDHMTVDVCANCHPFYTGKQKILDTGGRVARFEKRYGKKTK
- the prfA gene encoding peptide chain release factor 1, producing MADQQFPAAQSALEEYQDIERQMSQPEVASDPKAIRKLGRRHAQLGSIVEAYCGWQHAKEDAEAAKEMAGEDADFAEEAKRLEALVAPAEEKLRSALIPRDPDDVRDTIMEIKAGTGGEEAALFAGDLLRMYTRYAEKRGWTTTIQSENSTELGGVKDVQIAIRAKGNPAPEDGVWASLKYEGGVHRVQRIPVTESQGRIQTSAAGVIVFPEADEDDDEIEIDPKDLKIDIFMSSGPGGQSVNTTYSAVRMTHIPTGIVVSMQDEKSQIQNRAAALRVLKSRLLAMKHEKEAAEAADMRHSQVRSLDRSERIRTYNFPENRIVDHRTNYKAYNLDQVLDGDLQAVIDSDIQADEAARLAKTD